A genomic segment from Actinoplanes sichuanensis encodes:
- a CDS encoding DUF3068 domain-containing protein yields MRRITGTALFGLGILCLLFAMALAWVIVPSQRKVPLDLVPPDVVVETANASFVQAKTLPNGTPQVVVENAGLRSTTGIKPDFAAAAGLDGETLVWNVYHSTRRIDTDEMINSAESRVALDRTTGEAVPWEGQCHVEEPVPCTPGNVSFSGHLYLFPFGTEKTTYQYWDSTLGKALPLEYQAEEDYNDLPTYRFQQVVPEQPAPMNPDSLGALLAFLAPGASDGTISYRATRTLWIEPQTGAIVGYREQQHRELVPNLGERVVIFDADLQYDQATLDAVGKQASDGRSQLLLLGVYVPIGLAFLGLVLIAVGLLLARGGSSPRGGHRAADVTKPLPTPVS; encoded by the coding sequence ATGCGGCGGATCACCGGCACGGCACTGTTCGGCCTCGGCATACTCTGCCTGCTCTTCGCGATGGCCCTGGCCTGGGTCATCGTGCCGTCCCAGCGGAAGGTCCCGCTCGATCTGGTGCCCCCCGACGTCGTGGTGGAGACCGCCAACGCGTCGTTCGTGCAGGCCAAGACGCTGCCGAACGGTACGCCTCAGGTGGTCGTGGAAAACGCCGGTCTGCGCTCGACAACCGGCATCAAACCCGACTTCGCGGCGGCCGCCGGACTCGACGGCGAGACTCTGGTCTGGAACGTGTATCACTCGACCCGGCGGATCGACACCGACGAAATGATCAACAGCGCCGAGAGCCGGGTCGCGCTCGACCGCACCACCGGCGAGGCGGTCCCGTGGGAGGGGCAGTGCCACGTCGAGGAGCCGGTGCCGTGCACCCCGGGCAACGTGTCCTTCTCCGGGCACCTCTACCTGTTCCCGTTCGGCACCGAGAAGACCACCTATCAGTACTGGGACTCGACTCTGGGTAAGGCGCTGCCGCTCGAATACCAGGCCGAGGAGGACTACAACGACCTGCCCACGTACCGCTTCCAGCAGGTCGTGCCGGAACAGCCGGCCCCGATGAACCCGGACAGCCTCGGCGCGCTGCTCGCCTTCCTGGCACCCGGTGCCAGCGACGGGACCATCTCCTACCGGGCCACCCGCACGCTCTGGATCGAGCCGCAGACCGGCGCCATCGTCGGATACCGCGAGCAGCAGCACCGCGAACTGGTGCCCAACCTCGGCGAGCGGGTCGTCATCTTCGACGCCGACCTCCAGTACGACCAGGCCACCCTGGACGCGGTCGGCAAGCAGGCGTCAGACGGGCGCAGCCAGCTGCTGCTGCTCGGTGTGTACGTGCCGATCGGGCTGGCGTTCCTCGGCCTCGTCCTGATCGCCGTCGGTTTGCTGCTGGCCCGCGGCGGCTCGAGCCCGCGCGGCGGACACCGGGCGGCCGACGTGACGAAGCCGTTGCCCACGCCCGTCTCCTAG